A portion of the Channa argus isolate prfri chromosome 19, Channa argus male v1.0, whole genome shotgun sequence genome contains these proteins:
- the myom1b gene encoding myomesin-1 isoform X7: MSGSIPFYQKHHRHYDRGYRSRETESKMSQYRSSSRYTADSRSRGLNVSSHSGLEESRLSPLPKRPKPTYLAVDKENQIIGYVVPIFRGSQEFATGLSDTEEKRVRDTAAYMANRDLFTSGLEMERSEQISRKDAMRVSAERISQNKRIHEHEEHLKRMNEDSLMHPPEFVIKPRSHTVWEKQCVRLHCTVSGWPDPRVVWYKNNVAIDPLTNPGKYNLESRYNVHSLEINRCDFDDTAQYRVSAMNSKGEQSAFASIVVKRFKGEVDEYLPKPRLGPVSEYGITFQTHIVDKFGVSFGREGETMSLGCTVVIYPALHRYQPEVQWYRDDVLLSPSKWHHMHWSGDRATLTFTHLNKEDEGLYTLRVTTKSGYETYSAYVFVRDADAEVEGAPSAPLDVRCLDANKDYIIVTWKQPAVDGGNSILGYFVDRCEVGTTHWIQCNDTPVKFARFPVTGLVEGRSYFFRVRAVNKIGMSRPSRVSEPVAAMDPADRARMRGTSAPWTGQIIVTEEEPAEGVVPGRPRELQVTEATKNYLVLSWKPPGEKGLEGVMYYVEKCVSGTDSWQRVNTEIPVKSPRFALFDLAEGKSYSFRVRCCNSAGVGEPSEPTEPTTVGDKLDIPSAPGKVIPTRNTDTSVVVSWEASRDAKELVGYYIEGRIVSSNEWEPCNNKPVNATRFTCHGLTTGEKYVFRVRAVNAAGLSQFSQESEPVEVKAAIGGGIPHGVLPEMGLRGNMCQLTEHRPRWTGTHETVQSPPDTMQKCNKKAQADTEAREGCRAASSGLTVLDPVERQSSGVKRGFVSWAPGLAKELVSESVSDSVFNSLTDIVTVQHLDPVTAEIQDQAAETAEKSEAGQACKFYVDASANRDTERPKREWTAAPTPPYGITVLECVRDAMVLAWKQPTFIGGADITGYFVDYREVTDGVPGKWYEGNIRPVSERAYRVSDLKENRKYQFQVRASNIAGVGLPSLPSDTFLCEEWTIAVPGPPHDLQLRDVRSDSVVLLWKPPIYQGRNPVNGYYVDIKEADSPEEAWRGVNNNATEKTFIKIKNLKEGETFVFRVRAQNKAGVGKTSDVTEPVQALTKPGTKEIVVDVDDDGIISLNFECCDLTPDSKFVWSKNYEEITDTSRLTTETKGNKSKAVFNTLGEEDIGIYSCLVTHTDGASSSYNLSEEELKKLLEISHDHKFPIIPLKSELAVELLEKGRVRFWLQAEKISANGKVDYVFNDNVLSQGEKYKMNFDKNTGVIEMIMESLTSADEGTFTFQLQDGKATNQSSLVLIGDVFKGLQKESEFQRKEYFRKQGPHFIEYLGYEVTPECCVLLKCKVGNIKKETSAHWYKDGHEIKADEHLGFTEGVLKLEIAQRDSPAATADDDLIWRRLKVGISYLLSSWPNGHFWFFRFA; encoded by the exons ATGTCTGGATCTATACCATTCTACCAGAAGCACCATCGCCACTATGACCGTGGCTATCGCAGCAGGGAAACTGAGTCTAAAATGAGCCAGTACCGGTCCAGCAGCAGATACACTGCTGACAGCAGAAGCAGAGg ACTTAATGTGTCTTCACATTCTGGGCTTGAGGAGAGCAGACTGAGCCCCCTGCCCAAAAGACCAAAGCCAACTTACTTGGCTGTGGATAAAGAGAACCAAATCATCGGCTATGTAGTGCCTATCTTCAGGGGCAG TCAAGAGTTTGCTACAGGACTTTCAGATACAGAGGAGAAAAGGGTGAGGGACACAGCTGCATACATGGCCAACAGGGATTTGTTCACCAGTGGTCTGGAGATGGAGAGGTCAGAACAGATCTCCAGGAAGGATGCCATGCGCGTGTCAGCTGAACGCATTTCCCAGAACAAAAGG ATCCATGAACACGAGGAACATTTGAAGCGCATGAACGAAGACAGCCTGATGCATCCCCCAGAATTTGTGATTAAACCTCGCTCCCACACTGTGTGGGAGAAGCAGTGTGTGCGGCTGCATTGCACTGTCAGCGGCTGGCCAGACCCACGAGTCGTCTG GTACAAAAACAATGTGGCAATTGACCCACTTACCAACCCTGGCAAGTATAATCTTGAGAGCAGATACAACGTGCATTCACTGGAAATTAACAG ATGTGATTTTGATGATACAGCACAGTATCGCGTCTCTGCCATGAACTCCAAAGGGGAGCAGTCTGCATTTGCCTCCATCGTTGTTAAGA GGTTCAAAGGGGAAGTTGATGAATACCTGCCAAAACCCAGAC tTGGCCCAGTGTCTGAATATGGCATCACCTTCCAGACTCACATTGTTGATAAGTTTGGTGTGTCATTTGGAAGAGAGGGGGAGACAATGAGTCTGGGGTGTACGGTTGTCATCTACCCTGCCCTGCATCGCTACCAGCCAGAGGTCCAGTGGTACAGAGATG ATGTTCTTCTGTCTCCTTCTAAATGGCACCACATGCACTGGAGTGGAGACCGAGCCACGCTGACGTTCACACACCTCAACAAAGAGGATGAGGGACTCTACACCCTGCGGGTCACAACCAAGTCGGGTTATGAAACCTACTCAGCCTATGTCTTTGTCAGAG ATGCTGATGCTGAAGTTGAGGGAGCTCCTTCTGCTCCTCTGGACGTTCGCTGTCTCGATGCCAACAAAGATTACATCATTGTCACGTGGAAGCAGCCAGCTGTCGATGGTGGCAACTCCATTCTGGGCTACTTTGTGGACAG ATGTGAGGTTGGAACCACCCACTGGATCCAGTGCAACGACACACCTGTTAAGTTTGCGCGTTTCCCTGTCACTGGCTTGGTCGAGGGCCGTTCTTATTTCTTCCGTGTGCGTGCTGTCAACAAGATTGGCATGAGTCGCCCGTCCAGAGTGTCTGAACCAGTAGCTGCCATGGATCCAGCTGACCGCGCCCGAATGAGAG GTACTTCTGCTCCCTGGACCGGCCAAATCATTGTCACAGAGGAGGAGCCTGCAG AGGGTGTTGTTCCTGGCAGACCCCGGGAACTGCAGGTGACAGAGGCAACCAAGAACTATTTGGTGCTGAGCTGGAAGCCACCTGGGGAGAAAGGCCTTGAGGGTGTCATGTATTATGTGGAAAAG tgtgtctcTGGCACAGACAGCTGGCAGAGGGTGAACACAGAGATCCCAGTCAAGTCTCCTCGCTTTGCTCTGTTCGACCTCGCCGAGGGGAAATCCTACAGCTTCCGCGTCCGCTGCTGCAACTCTGCTGGTGTTGGTGAACCCTCTGAGCCGACCGAGCCCACCACAGTTGGAGACAAGCTTg ATATCCCATCTGCCCCAGGCAAAGTCATTCCCACGAGAAACACAGACACGTCAGTTGTTGTGTCCTGGGAAGCATCTCGAGATGCCAAAGAGTTGGTGGGATACTACATAGAGGGAAGAATTGTGAGCAGCAATGAGTGGGAGCCATGCAACAACAAGCCAGTAAATGCTACCAG GTTCACCTGCCACGGTCTGACAACAGGAGAGAAGTACGTGTTCAGGGTGAGAGCTGTCAACGCTGCAGGGCTCAGCCAGTTCTCCCAGGAGTCTGAGCCTGTGGAGGTGAAAGCTGCAATTG GGGGCGGCATCCCTCATGGTGTGTTGCCAGAGATGGGGCTGAGGGGTAATATGTGCCAACTAACCGAGCACAGGCCACGCTGGACGGGCACGCATGAAACTGTCCAGTCCCCCCCTGACACTATGCAAAAGTGCAATAAAAAAGCTCAGGCTGACACTGAAGCCAGGGAGGGGTGCAGGGCTGCTAGCTCAGGGCTCACAGTGCTCGACCCTGTGGAGAGGCAAAGCAGTGGGGTCAAAAGAGGCTTTGTGTCCTGGGCACCTGGCCTGGCCAAAGAACTGGTCTCAGAGTCTGTGTCAGATTCAGTTTTCAACTCACTTACCGACATAGTCACAGTTCAACATTTAGACCCAGTCACTGCTGAGATTCAGGATCAGGCTGCTGAGACAGCCGAAAAGTCTGAAGCTGGGCAGGCATGTAAGTTCTATGTAGATGCTTCTGCTAATCGGGACACAGAGAGGCCCAAGAGAGAATGGACAG CCGCCCCTACTCCACCCTATGGCATCACTGTCCTGGAGTGTGTGCGTGACGCCATGGTGCTGGCCTGGAAACAGCCAACCTTTATTGGAGGGGCTGACATTACCGGCTACTTTGTGGATTACCGTGAGGTGACCGATGGCGTGCCGGGGAAGTGGTACGAGGGCAACATTAGACCTGTCAGCGAGAGGGCGTATAGA gtgtCCGACCTGAAGGAGAACAGGAAGTACCAGTTCCAGGTGCGAGCGTCCAACATAGCAGGTGTTGGCCTCCCATCACTGCCCAGTGATACCTTCCTCTGTGAGGAGTGGACCATTGCTGTACCAG GACCTCCTCATGATCTGCAGCTAAGAGATGTGCGAAGTGACTCCGTGGTGTTGCTGTGGAAGCCACCCATTTACCAGGGACGCAATCCGGTTAACGGCTACTACGTTGACATCAAGGAAGCGGACTCACCTGAGGAGGCGTGGAGAGGGGTCAATAACAACGCAACGGAGAAGACGTTCATCAAG aTAAAGAATCTGAAAGAGGGGGAGACGTTTGTGTTCCGTGTGCGCGCTCAGAATAAagctggtgttggaaaaactTCAGACGTCACAGAGCCAGTTCAAGCTCTGACCAAACCAG gcacCAAGGAGATAGTTGtggatgttgatgatgatggtaTCATCTCCCTGAACTTTGAATGCTGCGACCTGACTCCTGACTCTAAATTTGTGTGGTCcaagaattatgaggaaatcaCAGACACTTCCCGCTTAACTACTGAGACCAAGGGAAACAA gtCAAAAGCTGTTTTCAACACACTAGGGGAGGAGGACATTGGCATTTATTCCTGTCTCGTCACTCACACTGACGGGGCTTCGTCTAGTTACAATCTCTCTGAGGAAG AGCTGAAAAAGCTGCTGGAGATCAGCCATGACCATAAATTCCCCA TTATTCCCCTGAAGTCGGAGTTGGCTGTGGAGCTGCTGGAAAAGGGCAGAGTTCGCTTTTGGCTGCAGGCCGAGAAAATTTCAGCTAACGGAAAAGTGGATTACGTGTTCAATGATAATGTTCTGTCTCAGGGGGAG AAATATAAGATGAACTTCGACAAGAACACCGGTGTTATTGAGATGATCATGGAGTCTTTGACCTCGGCTGATGAGGGCACCTTCACCTTCCAGCTGCAGGATGGGAAAGCTACAAACCAGTCCAGCTTGGTACTGATAGGAGACG tgttCAAGGGGCTGCAGAAGGAATCAGAGTTCCAGAGGAAAGAATATTTCAGAAAGCAAG GCCCTCACTTCATTGAGTATTTGGGTTATGAGGTGACACCAGAATGCTGCGTTTTGCTAAAATGCAAG GTTGGCAACATAAAGAAGGAGACCTCTGCACACTGGTACAAAGATGGACACGAGATCAAAGCAGACGAGCACCTGGGCTTCACAGAGGGGGTGCTAAAGCTGGAAATAGCTCAG CGCGACTCCCCCGCAGCCACAGCAGACGACGATCTAATCTGGAGAAGACTAAAAGTTGGGATCAGTTATCTGTTGTCATCGTGGCCCAATGGCCACTTCTGGTTTTTCCGTTTTGCCTGa
- the myom1b gene encoding myomesin-1 isoform X8 has protein sequence MSGSIPFYQKHHRHYDRGYRSRETESKMSQYRSSSRYTADSRSRGLNVSSHSGLEESRLSPLPKRPKPTYLAVDKENQIIGYVVPIFRGSQEFATGLSDTEEKRVRDTAAYMANRDLFTSGLEMERSEQISRKDAMRVSAERISQNKRIHEHEEHLKRMNEDSLMHPPEFVIKPRSHTVWEKQCVRLHCTVSGWPDPRVVWYKNNVAIDPLTNPGKYNLESRYNVHSLEINRCDFDDTAQYRVSAMNSKGEQSAFASIVVKRFKGEVDEYLPKPRLGPVSEYGITFQTHIVDKFGVSFGREGETMSLGCTVVIYPALHRYQPEVQWYRDDVLLSPSKWHHMHWSGDRATLTFTHLNKEDEGLYTLRVTTKSGYETYSAYVFVRDADAEVEGAPSAPLDVRCLDANKDYIIVTWKQPAVDGGNSILGYFVDRCEVGTTHWIQCNDTPVKFARFPVTGLVEGRSYFFRVRAVNKIGMSRPSRVSEPVAAMDPADRARMRGTSAPWTGQIIVTEEEPAEGVVPGRPRELQVTEATKNYLVLSWKPPGEKGLEGVMYYVEKCVSGTDSWQRVNTEIPVKSPRFALFDLAEGKSYSFRVRCCNSAGVGEPSEPTEPTTVGDKLDIPSAPGKVIPTRNTDTSVVVSWEASRDAKELVGYYIEGRIVSSNEWEPCNNKPVNATRFTCHGLTTGEKYVFRVRAVNAAGLSQFSQESEPVEVKAAIGGGIPHAAPTPPYGITVLECVRDAMVLAWKQPTFIGGADITGYFVDYREVTDGVPGKWYEGNIRPVSERAYRVSDLKENRKYQFQVRASNIAGVGLPSLPSDTFLCEEWTIAVPGPPHDLQLRDVRSDSVVLLWKPPIYQGRNPVNGYYVDIKEADSPEEAWRGVNNNATEKTFIKIKNLKEGETFVFRVRAQNKAGVGKTSDVTEPVQALTKPGTKEIVVDVDDDGIISLNFECCDLTPDSKFVWSKNYEEITDTSRLTTETKGNKSKAVFNTLGEEDIGIYSCLVTHTDGASSSYNLSEEELKKLLEISHDHKFPIIPLKSELAVELLEKGRVRFWLQAEKISANGKVDYVFNDNVLSQGEKYKMNFDKNTGVIEMIMESLTSADEGTFTFQLQDGKATNQSSLVLIGDVFKGLQKESEFQRKEYFRKQGPHFIEYLGYEVTPECCVLLKCKVGNIKKETSAHWYKDGHEIKADEHLGFTEGVLKLEIAQRDSPAATADDDLIWRRLKVGISYLLSSWPNGHFWFFRFA, from the exons ATGTCTGGATCTATACCATTCTACCAGAAGCACCATCGCCACTATGACCGTGGCTATCGCAGCAGGGAAACTGAGTCTAAAATGAGCCAGTACCGGTCCAGCAGCAGATACACTGCTGACAGCAGAAGCAGAGg ACTTAATGTGTCTTCACATTCTGGGCTTGAGGAGAGCAGACTGAGCCCCCTGCCCAAAAGACCAAAGCCAACTTACTTGGCTGTGGATAAAGAGAACCAAATCATCGGCTATGTAGTGCCTATCTTCAGGGGCAG TCAAGAGTTTGCTACAGGACTTTCAGATACAGAGGAGAAAAGGGTGAGGGACACAGCTGCATACATGGCCAACAGGGATTTGTTCACCAGTGGTCTGGAGATGGAGAGGTCAGAACAGATCTCCAGGAAGGATGCCATGCGCGTGTCAGCTGAACGCATTTCCCAGAACAAAAGG ATCCATGAACACGAGGAACATTTGAAGCGCATGAACGAAGACAGCCTGATGCATCCCCCAGAATTTGTGATTAAACCTCGCTCCCACACTGTGTGGGAGAAGCAGTGTGTGCGGCTGCATTGCACTGTCAGCGGCTGGCCAGACCCACGAGTCGTCTG GTACAAAAACAATGTGGCAATTGACCCACTTACCAACCCTGGCAAGTATAATCTTGAGAGCAGATACAACGTGCATTCACTGGAAATTAACAG ATGTGATTTTGATGATACAGCACAGTATCGCGTCTCTGCCATGAACTCCAAAGGGGAGCAGTCTGCATTTGCCTCCATCGTTGTTAAGA GGTTCAAAGGGGAAGTTGATGAATACCTGCCAAAACCCAGAC tTGGCCCAGTGTCTGAATATGGCATCACCTTCCAGACTCACATTGTTGATAAGTTTGGTGTGTCATTTGGAAGAGAGGGGGAGACAATGAGTCTGGGGTGTACGGTTGTCATCTACCCTGCCCTGCATCGCTACCAGCCAGAGGTCCAGTGGTACAGAGATG ATGTTCTTCTGTCTCCTTCTAAATGGCACCACATGCACTGGAGTGGAGACCGAGCCACGCTGACGTTCACACACCTCAACAAAGAGGATGAGGGACTCTACACCCTGCGGGTCACAACCAAGTCGGGTTATGAAACCTACTCAGCCTATGTCTTTGTCAGAG ATGCTGATGCTGAAGTTGAGGGAGCTCCTTCTGCTCCTCTGGACGTTCGCTGTCTCGATGCCAACAAAGATTACATCATTGTCACGTGGAAGCAGCCAGCTGTCGATGGTGGCAACTCCATTCTGGGCTACTTTGTGGACAG ATGTGAGGTTGGAACCACCCACTGGATCCAGTGCAACGACACACCTGTTAAGTTTGCGCGTTTCCCTGTCACTGGCTTGGTCGAGGGCCGTTCTTATTTCTTCCGTGTGCGTGCTGTCAACAAGATTGGCATGAGTCGCCCGTCCAGAGTGTCTGAACCAGTAGCTGCCATGGATCCAGCTGACCGCGCCCGAATGAGAG GTACTTCTGCTCCCTGGACCGGCCAAATCATTGTCACAGAGGAGGAGCCTGCAG AGGGTGTTGTTCCTGGCAGACCCCGGGAACTGCAGGTGACAGAGGCAACCAAGAACTATTTGGTGCTGAGCTGGAAGCCACCTGGGGAGAAAGGCCTTGAGGGTGTCATGTATTATGTGGAAAAG tgtgtctcTGGCACAGACAGCTGGCAGAGGGTGAACACAGAGATCCCAGTCAAGTCTCCTCGCTTTGCTCTGTTCGACCTCGCCGAGGGGAAATCCTACAGCTTCCGCGTCCGCTGCTGCAACTCTGCTGGTGTTGGTGAACCCTCTGAGCCGACCGAGCCCACCACAGTTGGAGACAAGCTTg ATATCCCATCTGCCCCAGGCAAAGTCATTCCCACGAGAAACACAGACACGTCAGTTGTTGTGTCCTGGGAAGCATCTCGAGATGCCAAAGAGTTGGTGGGATACTACATAGAGGGAAGAATTGTGAGCAGCAATGAGTGGGAGCCATGCAACAACAAGCCAGTAAATGCTACCAG GTTCACCTGCCACGGTCTGACAACAGGAGAGAAGTACGTGTTCAGGGTGAGAGCTGTCAACGCTGCAGGGCTCAGCCAGTTCTCCCAGGAGTCTGAGCCTGTGGAGGTGAAAGCTGCAATTG GGGGCGGCATCCCTCATG CCGCCCCTACTCCACCCTATGGCATCACTGTCCTGGAGTGTGTGCGTGACGCCATGGTGCTGGCCTGGAAACAGCCAACCTTTATTGGAGGGGCTGACATTACCGGCTACTTTGTGGATTACCGTGAGGTGACCGATGGCGTGCCGGGGAAGTGGTACGAGGGCAACATTAGACCTGTCAGCGAGAGGGCGTATAGA gtgtCCGACCTGAAGGAGAACAGGAAGTACCAGTTCCAGGTGCGAGCGTCCAACATAGCAGGTGTTGGCCTCCCATCACTGCCCAGTGATACCTTCCTCTGTGAGGAGTGGACCATTGCTGTACCAG GACCTCCTCATGATCTGCAGCTAAGAGATGTGCGAAGTGACTCCGTGGTGTTGCTGTGGAAGCCACCCATTTACCAGGGACGCAATCCGGTTAACGGCTACTACGTTGACATCAAGGAAGCGGACTCACCTGAGGAGGCGTGGAGAGGGGTCAATAACAACGCAACGGAGAAGACGTTCATCAAG aTAAAGAATCTGAAAGAGGGGGAGACGTTTGTGTTCCGTGTGCGCGCTCAGAATAAagctggtgttggaaaaactTCAGACGTCACAGAGCCAGTTCAAGCTCTGACCAAACCAG gcacCAAGGAGATAGTTGtggatgttgatgatgatggtaTCATCTCCCTGAACTTTGAATGCTGCGACCTGACTCCTGACTCTAAATTTGTGTGGTCcaagaattatgaggaaatcaCAGACACTTCCCGCTTAACTACTGAGACCAAGGGAAACAA gtCAAAAGCTGTTTTCAACACACTAGGGGAGGAGGACATTGGCATTTATTCCTGTCTCGTCACTCACACTGACGGGGCTTCGTCTAGTTACAATCTCTCTGAGGAAG AGCTGAAAAAGCTGCTGGAGATCAGCCATGACCATAAATTCCCCA TTATTCCCCTGAAGTCGGAGTTGGCTGTGGAGCTGCTGGAAAAGGGCAGAGTTCGCTTTTGGCTGCAGGCCGAGAAAATTTCAGCTAACGGAAAAGTGGATTACGTGTTCAATGATAATGTTCTGTCTCAGGGGGAG AAATATAAGATGAACTTCGACAAGAACACCGGTGTTATTGAGATGATCATGGAGTCTTTGACCTCGGCTGATGAGGGCACCTTCACCTTCCAGCTGCAGGATGGGAAAGCTACAAACCAGTCCAGCTTGGTACTGATAGGAGACG tgttCAAGGGGCTGCAGAAGGAATCAGAGTTCCAGAGGAAAGAATATTTCAGAAAGCAAG GCCCTCACTTCATTGAGTATTTGGGTTATGAGGTGACACCAGAATGCTGCGTTTTGCTAAAATGCAAG GTTGGCAACATAAAGAAGGAGACCTCTGCACACTGGTACAAAGATGGACACGAGATCAAAGCAGACGAGCACCTGGGCTTCACAGAGGGGGTGCTAAAGCTGGAAATAGCTCAG CGCGACTCCCCCGCAGCCACAGCAGACGACGATCTAATCTGGAGAAGACTAAAAGTTGGGATCAGTTATCTGTTGTCATCGTGGCCCAATGGCCACTTCTGGTTTTTCCGTTTTGCCTGa